Within Novosphingobium resinovorum, the genomic segment CGACGGGCCGACGCTCGCCCCGGCGCCGGGATAGACGCGGCCCATCGGCGAGGCGGTGGTGACGCCGCAGGCATAGAGCCCCTCGATCGCCGAGCCGTCCTCGCGCAGCACTCGCGAATCGCAGTCACACACGACGCCGCCGTAAGTCCCGACGTCGCCGGGATAGACCGGGAAAGCATAGAACGGCGCCTTGTCGATCATCCCCATCGTCTGGTTCGGGCCGTCCTTGAAGAACGGATCGCCGAGGAAGTTGTCGTAGGCCCGCTCGCCGCGCTGGAAATCCTCGTCGCGGCCGCCGCGCACGAAGCCGTTCCAGCGCGCGACCGTGGTTTCCAGAGAGCCGGGAGGAACGCCGATGATCCCGGCCAGTTCGCCAACCGTATCCGCCTTGCGCATCCAGCCCGAGGCGAGCCACTTGGCCATGTTCTTCTTCGCGGTGCCCTTACCGGCGACGGCGTATTCGTCCATGTACTGCTGGTCGAGAATCGCCCAGCTCGGCACGGCGGGCACGGTGCGGTTGCGCACCAGCATGGTCTCGCAGAACGCCTCGTAGGAGCCGCCCTCGTTCATGTAGCGCAGGCCCGACTGGTCGACCTGGATCGCATGGGGCTTGGCGGTGGTGCTCTGGGTGCCGGGCTTGACGTAGTCGGTGTCCCAGCCGGGCGCATCGGTCATCTGGAAACCGACCATCTGGTCCATCTGCGCCAGCGCCGCGCCCTTCGCGGCGAGTTCGCGGTGCATGTCGCCGGTGTCGGTCTCGATGCCGTTGGACCACTTCGACTGCGTGCCCGGCATGTAGGTGTCGCGCATCGCCTGGTTCATCGAGAACCCGCCCGCGTTCATCAGGATGCCCAGCCGCGCACCGATGCGCCAAGGCCTGCCGTCTTTCTCGGTGACGACGCCGACGGCTTTTTCGCCTTCCATGATGACTTCGCTGACGGGCGAATTAACGCGGATATCCGCCGCCTGATTGTCCAGAACCGCCTTGAGCATGCGCCCCTGCAAGGCCGCGCCGGCGGTGACCCAATGCTTGCCGGTCAGTTTGCCGAGGATGATCTTGAACCCGATCCCGACGATCAGCCGCTTGATCGCCCACGAATGCTTCGCGAAGGGCAGCTTCATCGCATCGTCCAGCTTGACCGGCACTTCGGCGAAGCCCTGACGCAGCTTGCCCGCCCATTCCTTGCCCAGCTCATTCTTGTCGAAGGGCAAAGCCGTAACGGTGCGGCTGGTCTTCATACCGCCGGGGAGTTCATCGTAGTAGTCGGGCCAGAAGCGGGAGCCGCGCTCCATCCTGACCCCCTGCGAAACGATGAAGTCCAGCATCTTCGGCGCTTCGACCGCATAAGTGCGGCGGCGCGCGGGGCTGGTGCCGGGGGATTCCGCATCGTCGGGCACCACCGCGTCGAGGTACTGGCAAGCGCGTTCCAGACTGTCCTCGCCGGGGTCCATGAAGCGGTTGCCGGGTATCCACATGACCCCGCCGGACTTCGCCGTGGTGCCGCCGATCCACTGCGCCTTCTCGAGGATCACGACGGTCTTGCCCGCCTGCTTCATCAAGAGCGCCGAAGCCATCGAGCCTGCGCCACTTCCTACGACCACCCAGTCGAAAGTCT encodes:
- a CDS encoding FAD-binding protein, producing the protein MTQFDETFDWVVVGSGAGSMASALLMKQAGKTVVILEKAQWIGGTTAKSGGVMWIPGNRFMDPGEDSLERACQYLDAVVPDDAESPGTSPARRRTYAVEAPKMLDFIVSQGVRMERGSRFWPDYYDELPGGMKTSRTVTALPFDKNELGKEWAGKLRQGFAEVPVKLDDAMKLPFAKHSWAIKRLIVGIGFKIILGKLTGKHWVTAGAALQGRMLKAVLDNQAADIRVNSPVSEVIMEGEKAVGVVTEKDGRPWRIGARLGILMNAGGFSMNQAMRDTYMPGTQSKWSNGIETDTGDMHRELAAKGAALAQMDQMVGFQMTDAPGWDTDYVKPGTQSTTAKPHAIQVDQSGLRYMNEGGSYEAFCETMLVRNRTVPAVPSWAILDQQYMDEYAVAGKGTAKKNMAKWLASGWMRKADTVGELAGIIGVPPGSLETTVARWNGFVRGGRDEDFQRGERAYDNFLGDPFFKDGPNQTMGMIDKAPFYAFPVYPGDVGTYGGVVCDCDSRVLREDGSAIEGLYACGVTTASPMGRVYPGAGASVGPSMTFGWIAAKHAAGLGNQVF